The Elusimicrobiota bacterium DNA segment ATGAACTGCCCGGACGGCAAGGGCGGGCACCTGGTGCCCCTGGACGTCGACCGCGTCAAGAAGGGCGCGGACTTCAGGATGTACGCGGCCAACCGCTGGGAGCTTGGGGGGACGCAGCGTGTCCCGATCGAAGGGTACTTCACCTACCGGGGCGTCAAGATGGACCCCAGCCGGGTGCTGACGATCTGCGGCGAGGAGGCCCCCTGGCCGCGCTGCAACCTCTACCAGGGCTGGGGCATGAGCGAGGTGGAGCACATGATCCCCTCGCTCAACACGTTCCTGCGCAACATGAACGTGATCTACGAGCTGCTGGAGGATGCCAAGATCGACGTCTACCTGCTCGAAGGCCTCGCCGCGCAGATCGTGAGCCCGGACGGCCAGGCCAGGACCTTCCGGCGCCTGCAGAACATGAACGCGCTGAAGAACTACAACCGCGCCGTGGTCCTCGACAAGAACGATTCCTTCGAGCAGAAGCAGGTCACCTTCTCCGGCCTGGCGGAGATGGTGCGCGAGAACCGCATCCAGCTCTGCTGCGACTTGCGCCAGCCGATGAGCAAGCTCTTCGGCACCACGGCCGGGGGCTCCGGCCTGGCCAACTCCGGGCAGGACGACCTGGAGAACTACAACGCCATGGTGGTCTCCTCGGTGCGCGAGCCGCTGCGGCCGGCCTGCCGGCAGGTGCTGAACATGTACGCCCAGGTCGTCTGGGGCGCGCGGCTCGAACTCGCCTTCGACTACTACCCGCTGCGCGAGATGAGCGCGCTGGACGAGGAGACAGTCAAGGACCGCAAGAACACGCGCCTGCAGGGATGGTACGACCGCCGCGTCGTGGACAGCCACGAGGTTGGCCAGGCCATCGCGAAGGACCAGCTGCTTTCCGTGGCGACCAAGGCTGAGAAGGGCGAGCTCGACCCCTTCCCCGCCGGCGCCGAGCTCATGGACCAACAGGGAGGAACCGATGGAGAAGGACAGGGAGAAGCCGACGCCGGCCGCTCCGGAGGCCGACGCGACGACGTGCAGGACTGACGTAACGGAGCAGCCGGTCGACCCGGACGTCCTCGCCGTCTCGGTGCAGTACAACCAGCGCACCGGCCAGATGGATATCCAGGCCAGCACGCGCGAGCAGCTCGGCCTGCTGAAGATGCTGGCCAAGGCCGGGGCGTTCATCGCGCACGGCGGGCTGAGTCCCAAGAAGGCGCCGGCTCCCGGGCTGGTCCTGCCGGGAGGGCACAAGGCGTGATGCTGCTGCACTTCCTGGAGGGCTACGCCTGCGGGACCCTGACGGTCATCATCTACGGCGCGCTGTGGCTGGACTGTCGCCGGCGCACCGAGACCGATCCGCGGGAGACGCTAGGCCGCGGAATCTTCGAGCCAGGGCCCGGCCCGCAATGAGGGAGTCCTACCAGGTCGTTAAGCGCACCAAGGCTGAGCGGCGGGTGCGTAGACTCGCCGGCCTCATAAATCGTCGGGCTTTCAACAGGGCCCTCCAGCTGCACGCCAAGGGGGACGCTGAATCGCAGGGGCATCGGAAAGTCCGCTACTATCCGTCGCGTAAGGAGAAGCGCGCCGGGCAGACCTGTCAGAAAAAATTGAAGGATGCTCTCCACCTGGCAGGCTATTACTTCATGCTAGACCATAGAAGCAGGGCTTTCGTCAGCGATGAGAATATCGCCGGGCTAAAAATGGTTTATGCTGACGTCCTGCGCCATTCCATTCCAATCCGGAAAAACACATTAACGGTGGCGCTCGAACCATGAAAACACTCCCCGGCCAGGTCCTGCGCCCAGAGGACTTTCGCGACGTGGAGCGGCAGTTGTTGGCGATCTTCAAGCGGGTCGTCTTCGACCCGATAGTGGACATCGTCTGCAAGACCGTCCCGGTCAACCGCCGGCAGTTGCTGGCCAACGCCGCGGCCGAGGACGCCCTGACCGCCGCGCTGCGCTCCGGGCGCGTCATGTACGCGGACGGCGTGTTCTGCGGATCGTTCAACGCCGAGATCGCGGTGGCCCTGCGCAAGGGACTGGGCGCGGACTTCGACCGCCGGCGCCAGGTCTACCGCCTGGACCCCGCCGCGGTGCCCACCTGGGCCAAGATCGCGGCCGCGGACTACCGGGCCCGGTCCGAAGCCATGCACCAGCAACTGGTGACCAAGCTGGACGAGATACAAGCCCAGTTGGCGGCCTACACGGACCGGGAGCGAGTGGACGCCCGGCTCACCGTGGACCGCGTCGACGCCGGCTGGAAGCAGGCGGCCAAGAAGCTGGAGTTGATGCCGGACCTCACCGCGGAGTCGCGCGCCAAGATGGCCGAGGAGTACTCGGCCAACATGGAGCTCTGGGTCAACGATTTCACCCAAAAGATGATCGTGCAACTGCGCGGCGACGTGCAGTCCAACGCGCTGCAAGGATACCGCTCGGACGCTCTGGTGGAACTCATCCGCCGTCGCTACCGGGTCACGGCGCGCAAGGCCGAGTTCCTGGCGGAGCAGGAGACGCGGCTGTTCATGTCGCGGTTCCGCGAACGGCGCGCGGCCGACATCGGCAGCGGGCGCTACGTGTGGCGGACGTCGAAGGACGCGCGGGTGCGCCACGACCACCGGGCGCTGGACGGGACGGTGCAATTCTACGCTCACCCGCCCATCGTGGACGTCCACACGGGCCGGCGCGGGAACCCGGGCAGCGACTACGGATGCCGGTGCATCGACGAGACGGTGATCGAGGACGCGCGGTCCGGGGTCAGGGCTCCCGCGCGCTCCGGAGTCGCAGCGTGACCCTCATGGTGCGACCGAGCACAGCTATCCGAGACGAGAAGATACTGGCGATGTGGGTGAAGGGCGTCCCGCCCAAGCAGATATGCCGGCGTCTGAATCTGACGAATCAGTGGATGGTCTACCACGCGCTCCGACGGAGAAAGCGAAGTTGCCAAATTATGCCAAATTCTGCACTTCCCCAAAGACCATCCCCCTGATAGACTGATAGTGCTTAGGCCGCGGCCATGAAACCATGGACCGCTTCAACCAGCTCTGCGGCCTAAGCAATCGCGGACCATTCCCCTGCGCGGAGC contains these protein-coding regions:
- a CDS encoding minor capsid protein, encoding MKTLPGQVLRPEDFRDVERQLLAIFKRVVFDPIVDIVCKTVPVNRRQLLANAAAEDALTAALRSGRVMYADGVFCGSFNAEIAVALRKGLGADFDRRRQVYRLDPAAVPTWAKIAAADYRARSEAMHQQLVTKLDEIQAQLAAYTDRERVDARLTVDRVDAGWKQAAKKLELMPDLTAESRAKMAEEYSANMELWVNDFTQKMIVQLRGDVQSNALQGYRSDALVELIRRRYRVTARKAEFLAEQETRLFMSRFRERRAADIGSGRYVWRTSKDARVRHDHRALDGTVQFYAHPPIVDVHTGRRGNPGSDYGCRCIDETVIEDARSGVRAPARSGVAA
- a CDS encoding DUF1073 domain-containing protein; this translates as MSRPPNRKQLIARNETLRSDVALLQNALETKRENLELQASLTRLQAHNGLSDLANMARVEMSNLTSFNPMFQNTIFAPITINYTELGNLYASSGLIRAAISGPVDDAFKKGLNVSSGEAGKDVKDLTDRMEEDGAISRIKQASKWTRLFGGGALVMNCPDGKGGHLVPLDVDRVKKGADFRMYAANRWELGGTQRVPIEGYFTYRGVKMDPSRVLTICGEEAPWPRCNLYQGWGMSEVEHMIPSLNTFLRNMNVIYELLEDAKIDVYLLEGLAAQIVSPDGQARTFRRLQNMNALKNYNRAVVLDKNDSFEQKQVTFSGLAEMVRENRIQLCCDLRQPMSKLFGTTAGGSGLANSGQDDLENYNAMVVSSVREPLRPACRQVLNMYAQVVWGARLELAFDYYPLREMSALDEETVKDRKNTRLQGWYDRRVVDSHEVGQAIAKDQLLSVATKAEKGELDPFPAGAELMDQQGGTDGEGQGEADAGRSGGRRDDVQD